In Granulicella mallensis MP5ACTX8, the sequence TACTTTTTGATTAGTCGCGCTTCGTTAAGGGCACGGCTTCAGCCGCGCCGAAAATGCCAATGTTGCAATGCGGCTTTAGCCGCTAAGGGAACGCGCTTCAGCGCGCTACAACCATTTAGCTGCCGCTAAAAGCCCGACCTATCCATGATGCCAGGAATAGGTCGGGCCTTCAGCCCACTACAATTGGGGATCTATCAGCTCTTCAGGACTCAGCCCCGTGCAGACTCCCCGATCTATCGCTAACTTATTTCTTCAGCGCTGACCGAATAAATTGCGCCACCTGCTGGCCCTGAATAGCCGCCCCCGTGGGATTGAAATGCACGTGGTCTTCGTACTGATCCGTGTGATGGGTCATCAATTCATGCTGGTCATCCACAGGAATGTCAGCCTTAGCCATAATCGCTTGAGCAATGTCATTTCTGGCTTCAATGCGAGCGTTGGTAGGCCCCGGAGTATCTTCCGCTTTTACCGGCGTGATATTTGCCCAGATAAACGAAGCTTTGGGAGCGATCTTATGCAGAGTCCGAAGGTAAGAGGGAAAGGCGGCCTTGAACTCCTCCTCCGAATACGTCCAGCCGTGCATACCGTTATTGAAGTGCACCACTTTGAAGGAAACCCCTTCCATTATCGAGAACTCGACAAGCTCACGGGGAAGACGAGGATCTCCCAGGCTGGTCGACGCGGCAAACAGGTAGACATTCGCAACATCGGCTAACTGCTTCTTGACCTCTGGATAGTAGTTTCTCGTGATGGAGTCGCCGACCAATAGAACATTGGGAAGCTTCGGATCGACATGCACCGGACGAACCTCCCAAGTCCACTCCGTCTCTTCTGGTCGCGAGGCGTGATCCTGCGCATGCGCCCTGGCTGGCCCTATCATCGCCACTCCACAGACAAACAGCGCAACGATCGACAGCTTGTACAAATTCAATCTCATGGAACTCTTCCTTTCAGGGCCATCCTACGCACGATGAAACTGCGTGGGACTAACCTTAACCTCGCGACCTATTGGCAACGCCACCTTCACAACGCTGGCCCCGTAACGCACCGAGTGGGTTCCCCCACGCTTGCTCTTAAGGGAAGCAGAGATCAGTTTCCCGTCCGTCCAGGCCATCGAAACTTCAATCCCGCCTCGTGCACATAGTCCCTTGATGCTTCCCTGCGGCCACGCCGAAGGAAGCGCGGGCAGAAGATGAATCTCGTCCGCCTGCGACTGGAGCAGCATCTCCGCCACACCCGCCGCGCCGGCCGTATTGCCGTCGAGCGAGAAGATATTGCTCTCTGCCCCGGCAACGCCGCCCCGCGAGTACGCAAGCAGCGAATCTTCTGCAGCGCTTGAGAGAAGACCGACGAAGTGC encodes:
- a CDS encoding SGNH/GDSL hydrolase family protein, which produces MRLNLYKLSIVALFVCGVAMIGPARAHAQDHASRPEETEWTWEVRPVHVDPKLPNVLLVGDSITRNYYPEVKKQLADVANVYLFAASTSLGDPRLPRELVEFSIMEGVSFKVVHFNNGMHGWTYSEEEFKAAFPSYLRTLHKIAPKASFIWANITPVKAEDTPGPTNARIEARNDIAQAIMAKADIPVDDQHELMTHHTDQYEDHVHFNPTGAAIQGQQVAQFIRSALKK